One part of the Thiomicrospira cyclica ALM1 genome encodes these proteins:
- the pgeF gene encoding peptidoglycan editing factor PgeF, translated as MSEHLPNQVLSDLSLHHPNWTAPEWVRAFTTMRTGGVSQGDYASLNLADHVGDDPAAVVQNRALLSQAIGKDLDWFWMAQQHTTTVLQAPDDFVTMNTRADADADALVSAPVADAMWTSQPGLVMTTLTADCMPVLFCHRHTPIVAAVHAGWKGLLDGILEQTLQALPGQPADYCAWIGPSILQDNFEVTGDFRADFLTREAAWQDYFKINPDNPSHWLADLPSMAAWVLKSAGVSSIDQSGLCTYEQTQAFYSYRRQATTGRMVTCIWIDPQ; from the coding sequence ATGTCAGAACATTTACCAAATCAAGTTTTGTCTGATCTGTCGTTGCACCATCCTAACTGGACGGCACCGGAATGGGTGCGCGCCTTTACGACGATGCGTACGGGCGGCGTTAGCCAAGGTGATTATGCGAGTTTAAATCTAGCAGATCATGTTGGTGATGATCCTGCCGCTGTAGTGCAGAACCGAGCCTTGCTGAGTCAGGCTATTGGCAAGGATTTAGATTGGTTTTGGATGGCGCAGCAGCACACCACAACCGTTTTACAGGCACCGGATGATTTTGTAACAATGAATACTCGAGCTGATGCTGATGCTGATGCATTAGTATCGGCTCCTGTGGCAGATGCCATGTGGACCAGCCAACCAGGCCTGGTAATGACAACGCTGACCGCAGATTGTATGCCGGTGTTGTTCTGTCATCGTCATACGCCGATAGTAGCCGCCGTACACGCTGGTTGGAAAGGTTTGTTAGATGGTATTTTAGAGCAGACTTTACAAGCGTTACCTGGCCAGCCAGCTGATTATTGTGCCTGGATTGGTCCTTCAATCTTGCAGGATAATTTTGAGGTCACAGGCGATTTTAGAGCTGATTTTTTAACGCGTGAAGCAGCTTGGCAAGACTATTTTAAAATCAATCCAGATAATCCCAGTCACTGGTTAGCGGACTTGCCTAGTATGGCAGCATGGGTTTTGAAATCCGCTGGCGTTTCTAGCATTGACCAAAGTGGTCTGTGTACTTATGAGCAGACACAAGCATTTTATTCCTACCGCCGACAAGCGACCACTGGCCGAATGGTCACTTGTATTTGGATTGATCCGCAGTAA
- the nadC gene encoding carboxylating nicotinate-nucleotide diphosphorylase gives MKKLDYHQDLVNNVRQALTEDLRQGDLTANLIAADAQLHAKVICRESAVLCGQAWFNEVFHQLDPEISIHWLAKDSDRLAPNQTLCEVRGNARALLTGERTALNFLQTLSATATITAQYVAAMGSMGNTKTQLLDTRKTLPGLRLAQKYAVFCGGGCNHRQGLYDAILIKENHIHACGGISAAIKQAQTQQPGISIEVETESLAEVAEALTAGADIIMLDNFSREDIQAAVTLNQGQAKLEVSGNVELAQLAELAQLGVDYISTGAITKHIQAIDLSMRFNEA, from the coding sequence ATGAAGAAATTAGACTACCATCAGGATTTAGTCAATAACGTACGCCAAGCACTGACTGAAGACCTTCGTCAAGGCGATTTAACGGCTAACTTAATTGCGGCAGATGCCCAGCTTCACGCCAAAGTTATCTGCCGAGAATCGGCTGTGCTCTGTGGCCAGGCCTGGTTTAACGAAGTGTTTCATCAACTTGACCCTGAAATTTCGATTCACTGGTTAGCAAAAGATAGCGATCGACTCGCACCCAACCAAACACTTTGTGAAGTGCGCGGTAATGCTCGTGCCTTATTAACCGGCGAACGTACCGCCTTAAATTTCTTACAAACCCTTTCCGCAACTGCCACCATTACGGCACAGTATGTTGCGGCTATGGGTAGTATGGGTAATACTAAGACGCAACTGCTCGATACCCGTAAAACCTTACCAGGCCTGCGTTTAGCCCAAAAGTATGCCGTGTTTTGTGGTGGCGGCTGCAATCATCGCCAAGGTCTTTATGATGCGATTTTAATCAAAGAAAACCACATTCATGCCTGCGGCGGCATCAGTGCTGCGATTAAACAGGCTCAAACTCAACAACCCGGTATTAGCATTGAAGTAGAAACAGAAAGCCTCGCTGAAGTTGCAGAAGCCTTAACAGCTGGTGCTGATATCATTATGCTCGATAATTTCAGTCGCGAAGACATTCAAGCCGCAGTAACGCTAAACCAAGGCCAAGCGAAACTGGAAGTGTCTGGTAATGTAGAGCTAGCTCAACTCGCTGAACTTGCTCAGTTAGGTGTTGACTATATTTCCACAGGTGCCATCACCAAGCACATTCAAGCCATTGATTTGTCGATGCGTTTTAACGAAGCGTAA
- the ampD gene encoding 1,6-anhydro-N-acetylmuramyl-L-alanine amidase AmpD — MNKPIDDITVNPNTRSTGWLPDAKHYPSPHFSPRPEPTDIRLLVVHGVSLPRNQFDTGLVHALFLGEKPPLQAAGLADVAELRVSAHFLIQRSGQLDQFVNIFDQAWHAGASSYLGESQCNRFSIGVELEGSDDQPYTAIQYNVLADLIADLEQVLLTHGQPIPLVIVGHQHIAPGRKTDPGPYFNWTSLARLTQRNLMFD, encoded by the coding sequence ATGAACAAGCCAATTGACGACATAACAGTTAATCCCAATACAAGATCAACAGGGTGGTTGCCAGATGCTAAGCACTATCCGAGTCCGCATTTTTCACCACGACCTGAGCCAACCGATATTCGATTGTTGGTGGTTCATGGTGTAAGCTTGCCGCGTAATCAGTTTGATACTGGATTAGTGCATGCGCTGTTTTTGGGTGAGAAACCACCTTTGCAGGCGGCAGGTCTAGCAGATGTCGCAGAGCTTCGCGTTTCGGCGCATTTTTTGATTCAGCGCAGCGGTCAGTTGGATCAGTTTGTCAATATTTTTGATCAAGCCTGGCATGCGGGGGCTTCAAGCTATCTGGGTGAGTCGCAATGTAATCGTTTTTCAATCGGTGTGGAGCTGGAAGGCTCTGACGATCAGCCGTACACGGCGATTCAGTATAACGTCTTGGCAGACCTGATTGCCGATCTTGAGCAGGTATTGCTAACACACGGACAGCCAATTCCTTTGGTTATTGTGGGTCATCAACATATTGCACCAGGACGAAAGACCGACCCAGGTCCTTATTTTAACTGGACTAGTTTGGCGCGATTAACACAACGCAATTTAATGTTTGATTGA
- a CDS encoding flavodoxin — protein MEKIGLFYGTDTGNTERVADMIKNELGADHVDIYDIASAKASDFEGYTKLILGQPTWYYGERQSSWDDFWEDFCAIDFTDKTVACFGLGDQADYAEYFVDAVGMMHDVVLQNGGSPAGYWSTEGYEYDESKAATDDGEFFVGLAIDEDQQAELTEQRVKDWVAQIKEEMAL, from the coding sequence ATGGAAAAAATTGGTCTTTTTTATGGTACAGATACTGGCAATACAGAGCGCGTTGCCGACATGATAAAAAACGAACTAGGCGCTGATCACGTCGATATTTACGATATTGCCAGTGCCAAAGCCAGTGATTTTGAGGGTTATACAAAATTAATTCTAGGTCAGCCAACCTGGTACTACGGTGAGCGTCAAAGCAGTTGGGATGATTTTTGGGAAGATTTTTGTGCGATTGATTTTACCGATAAAACAGTCGCCTGTTTTGGTCTGGGCGATCAAGCCGATTATGCGGAATATTTTGTTGATGCCGTGGGCATGATGCACGATGTGGTATTGCAAAACGGCGGCTCGCCAGCGGGTTATTGGTCGACAGAAGGTTATGAATATGATGAGTCGAAAGCAGCCACAGATGATGGTGAATTCTTTGTCGGCTTGGCTATTGATGAAGATCAGCAAGCCGAATTAACGGAACAGCGCGTCAAAGACTGGGTTGCCCAAATCAAAGAGGAAATGGCGCTTTAA
- a CDS encoding histidinol-phosphatase, whose product MSKLTIFDLDNTLIGGDSDHLWGEFLIAQGLVDASTHRAQNDAFYQQYQQGNLDILAYQHFVLKPLIAFSQTELAQLHERFMAEFIEPIMLPKAIDLVAQHRDQGHTLLIITATNEFITQPIAQRLGIAHLIGTKPDIKNGRFTGEVAGIPSFQEGKILRLKDWLRSQEPQLELSHFYSDSHNDLPLLKRVPNPVAVDPDECLRQYAETHNWPILSLRG is encoded by the coding sequence TTGAGCAAACTCACAATTTTCGACCTTGATAACACCCTAATTGGTGGCGATAGTGACCACCTATGGGGCGAATTTTTAATTGCTCAAGGGCTTGTTGATGCAAGCACGCATCGCGCTCAAAACGATGCGTTCTATCAGCAATACCAACAAGGGAATTTAGATATCCTAGCCTATCAACACTTTGTATTAAAGCCCTTAATAGCTTTTAGTCAAACGGAGTTAGCGCAACTGCATGAACGCTTTATGGCTGAGTTTATTGAGCCGATTATGTTACCTAAAGCGATAGATTTAGTTGCTCAGCATCGAGACCAAGGGCACACACTGCTCATTATTACCGCAACCAATGAATTTATTACCCAACCCATAGCGCAGCGTTTAGGCATTGCACATTTAATCGGTACCAAACCCGATATAAAAAATGGTCGATTTACAGGGGAAGTTGCCGGAATACCTTCATTTCAAGAGGGCAAAATATTACGGCTTAAAGATTGGCTGAGATCGCAAGAACCGCAATTAGAGTTAAGTCATTTTTATTCAGACTCTCATAATGACTTACCATTACTAAAACGGGTGCCTAATCCTGTCGCCGTTGATCCAGATGAATGTTTGCGCCAGTATGCTGAAACACATAACTGGCCTATTTTGAGCTTACGCGGTTAA